One window of Triticum dicoccoides isolate Atlit2015 ecotype Zavitan chromosome 5A, WEW_v2.0, whole genome shotgun sequence genomic DNA carries:
- the LOC119300931 gene encoding cytochrome P450 714C2-like, with translation MMMILSPRQWLLLLPPVFLSTLLFSYLYTTLWLRPERLRQKLRSQGVKGPKPSFLFGNIPEMRRIQKLAMSDQEVGAGSTDRFSSNYVATLFPYFLHWTRVYGSIYLYATGSIQTLHVIDPDMVKELASCKSLDLGKPSYLQKEHGPLLGMGILTANGDLWVHQRKVIAPEFFMDKVKGMVNLMMDAALSMLNSWEEKVESEGGRAEIVVDEFLRNFSADVISRASFGSSFVEGKGIFYKIRQLQKLMGKRSMLIGVPGSRYLPTKSNREIWNLGSCIRSLILNIAEKHGHDSATTPNKFFLHSIIEGSKAASFSSCTPEDFIVDNCKNIYFAGHETTSSTAAWCLMLLAAHPEWQDRARVEVLDVCHGEALDFDKLRKLKTLTMVIQETLRLYPPASFVTREALKDLNLGGIDIPKGTNIRVSIMLAHRDPSAWGADCDKFDPGRFAGGIARAYKPHHMYMPFGVGPRTCAGQNLAMVEVKVVLSLLLSRFEFALSPSYDHRPVFRLTVEPGSGVPLILRKL, from the exons atgaTGATGATCCTCTCACCGCGGCAATGGCTACTGCTGCTACCTCCGGTCTTCCTCTCCACTCTTCTCTTCTCCTACCTGTACACCACCCTATGGCTAAGGCCGGAGAGGCTCAGGCAGAAGCTGAGAAGCCAAGGAGTGAAGGGTCCCAAGCCTTCTTTCCTCTTCGGAAACATACCGGAGATGAGGAGAATCCAGAAACTTGCCATGTCTGATCAAGAAGTGGGAGCAGGGTCTACAGATCGCTTCTCCTCAAATTATGTGGCCACTCTGTTCCCTTACTTCCTCCACTGGACCAGAGTTTATG GTTCCATCTACTTGTATGCTACTGGAAGCATACAAACTCTACATGTCATAGATCCTGACATGGTGAAGGAGCTGGCCAGTTGCAAGTCTTTGgatcttggaaagcctagctacttGCAGAAAGAGCATGGACCTCTTCTTGGTATGGGAATTTTGACGGCGAATGGTGACCTATGGGTACACCAACGAAAGGTCATTGCACCTGAATTCTTCATGGACAAGGTTAAG GGAATGGTTAATTTGATGATGGATGCTGCACTATCAATGTTGAATTCATGGGAAGAAAAGGTTGAGTCTGAAGGAGGCAGGGCAGAGATTGTAGTTGATGAGTTCTTGCGGAACTTCTCAGCTGATGTTATATCAAGAGCTTCTTTTGGAAGCAGTTTTGTCGAAGGCAAGGGGATATTTTACAAAATTCGCCAACTTCAGAAATTGATGGGGAAGCGAAGTATGCTTATTGGTGTTCCTGGAAGTAG ATATTTACCGACAAAGAGTAACAGAGAGATTTGGAACCTTGGGAGTTGCATCCGTAGCCTCATCTTGAACATAGCCGAGAAGCACGGGCATGATTCAGCAACCACACCAAATAAGTTTTTTCTGCACTCCATCATTGAGGGTTCTAAAGCCGCTTCCTTCTCTTCGTGCACACCCGAGGATTTCATCGTCGACAACTGCAAGAACATCTACTTCGCGGGACATGAGACAACCTCGAGCACTGCCGCGTGGTGCCTGATGCTTCTTGCAGCGCACCCTGAATGGCAGGACCGAGCTCGGGTGGAAGTCCTTGACGTTTGTCATGGAGAAGCATTAGACTTCGACAAGCTACGGAAGTTGAAAACG CTAACGATGGTGATCCAGGAGACCCTCCGCCTGTACCCGCCAGCCTCCTTTGTCACGCGGGAAGCTCTGAAGGACCTGAACCTCGGCGGCATCGACATCCCGAAAGGCACCAACATCAGGGTCTCGATCATGCTGGCTCACCGGGACCCTTCGGCATGGGGCGCCGACTGCGACAAGTTTGATCCGGGAAGGTTTGCCGGAGGCATAGCACGCGCCTACAAGCCCCACCACATGTACATGCCGTTCGGCGTGGGTCCCCGGACGTGTGCCGGCCAGAACCTCGCCATGGTTGAGGTCAAGGTCGTGCTGTCGCTGCTGCTGTCCAGGTTTGAGTTTGCACTCTCGCCGAGCTACGATCATCGACCCGTGTTCAGGCTGACCGTGGAGCCCGGGAGCGGCGTGCCGCTGATTCTTAGGAAGCTATGA
- the LOC119300934 gene encoding uncharacterized protein LOC119300934 isoform X2, producing MPMSGSQTQSSDYELLASQPDAQCLVCTRPFTLDTEVTNSFEALAICRECKATVLNDSQRDVTTSTSQQRRQRRRRSRTASLESNEDAFSQQFSQLINLARQGHEADIDSPTVVRQLASYNSTPNQSQRWHASDDESDGLSYADSVFDELESNISFGDYGGESDASLGQHSMMGREITIQLDNESYMNTDTDIDPMNAGMDLWDSDDQEDEDVQLEESDFDEAVDAMQQHQQQSRGIGPSQLTGWESEDGVWTWRSQRANMTNLMADMEGPDVRTPFVGNPGDYADARQFEMILEQFAEDDSSRRGAPPAATSFIGNLPSLVISTSHEADGAVICPVCKDPMPLRTRAKQLPCMHLYHSSCILPWLSSRNTCPVCRYELPTDDPESERSERAATNERDVLGVEEHTHLQEIGEEGSDEPEAEETQDMFNDAVEVTNTSEHGVHVAEQSNRACAHRRWLFIAVAPASEDSRCLQTPVHLMLEI from the exons ATGCCCATGTCTGGCAGTCAGACACAATCTAGCGACTATGAGCTTCTTGCCAGCCAACCCGATGCTCAATGCCTAGTTTGCACGAGACCTTTTACTTTGGATACTGAGGTGACCAATAGCTTTGAAGCTTTAGCTATATGCAGGGAATGCAAGGCTACTGTGCTTAATGATAGTCAAAGAGATGTAACAACCAGCACTAGTCAGCAAAGACGACAAAGAAGGCGGAGATCTAGGACTGCAAGTCTTGAATCTAATGAGGATGCATTCTCACAGCAGTTTTCCCAACTGATCAACTTAGCTAGACAGGGCCATGAAGCAGATATTGATTCTCCGACCGTTGTGCGACAGCTGGCATCTTATAATTCTACACCGAACCAGTCCCAAAGGTGGCATGCTTCAGATGATGAGAGTGACGGTCTCAGTTATGCTGATTCTGTGtttgacgagcttgaatcaaacatCAGTTTTGGGGACTATGGCGGGGAGTCAGATGCTTCTCTAGGTCAACATAGCATGATGGGAAGGGAGATTACCATTCAACTTGACAACGAGAGTTACATGAATACCGATACAGATATTGATCCCATGAATGCTGGAATGGACCTGTGGGATTCAGATGACCAAGAGGATGAAGATGTGCAGTTGGAAGAATCTGATTTTGATGAAGCAGTTGATGCCATGCAGCAGCACCAGCAGCAATCACGTGGCATTGGCCCCAGTCAATTGACTGGGTGGGAGTCTGAAGACGGGGTATGGACTTGGAGAAGTCAAAGAGCAAATATGACCAACTTGATGGCAGACATGGAAGGGCCAGATGTCAGGACACCTTTTGTTGGGAATCCTGGTGATTATGCTGATGCAAGACAGTTTGAGATGATTCTTGAACAATTTGCTGAGGACGACAGTTCCAGAAGAGGAGCTCCACCTGCAGCGACCTCTTTCATTGGAAATCTTCCCTCTCTGGTTATCTCCACAAGCCATGAGGCAGATGGCGCTGTGATCTGTCCAGTCTGCAAAGACCCGATGCCTCTCAGAACTAGAGCAAAACAGCTACCATGCATGCATCTATATCATTCGTCATGCATCTTGCCGTGGCTTAGTTCCAGGAATACATGCCCAGTTTGCCGATATGAACTTCCTACAGATGATCCAGAATCCGAGAGGTCCGAGCGAGCTGCAACAAATGAAAGAGATGTCCTTGGGGTGGAGGAACACACCCATCTGCAGGAAATTGGTGAAGAAGGTTCTGATGAACCTGAGGCTGAAGAAACTCAGGACATGTTTAATGATGCAGTGGAAGTGACTAATACAAGTGAACATGGTGTTCATGTTGCTGAGCAGTCAAACAGAGCATGTGCCCACCGTCGATGGCTGTTTATTGCAGTTGCCCCAGCA TCTGAAGACTCAAGATGCCTCCAGACTCCAGTTCACCTTATGTTAGAAATTTAA
- the LOC119300932 gene encoding cytochrome P450 714C3-like isoform X2 translates to MLHTCTSWKPQAWKPAHMSHAFGHEPRKSSQQQTEALASVPAHQARLHSIAHRRALFCLCNVLWLRPEKTRKRLRRQGVKGPKPTLLDGNAKEMKRIRHELKPMKKQDSNNYISTLFPHILVWKEIYGGREILHVSQPDMVKDIDHWTPSELGKPNYLKKTRKALLGGGLFTVNGDEWAYQRKTMAPEFFMDKIKGMIQLIEDATAPLLEAWENILDSAGGSTEIVVDDYVRNISADVIARACFGSSFAKGEEIFCMLRKLQKAISQQDAFVGLSALWKHLPTKSNREIRNLVERVRLLILELAKDNGNESGAENEATHNGLLRAIIKGSHGAGHGGTAEDFIVGNCKTIYFAGHESTAVTAIWCLMLLAKHPEWQERARVEALEVCHARSTLDVDALHRLKILTMVIQETLRLYPPALLMMREALTDIKIGDLDVPRGTIVQVTRSMLHLDKEAWGPDADEFRPGRFANGVAGACKPAHMYTPFGLGSRTCIGQNLAMTELKVVLARLLSRFAFSPSPTYRHAPVFRLTIEPGFGMPLVVKKL, encoded by the exons ATGTTGCACACTTGTACCTCATGGAAGCCTCAAGCGTGGAAGCCAGCGCATATGTCACACGCATTCGGGCATGAGCCAAGGAAAAGCTCACAGCAGCAAACCGAAGCTCTAGCAAGCGTGCCAGCTCACCAAGCTCGCCTTCACTCCATCGCTCATCGCCGAG CTTTGTTTTGCTTGTGTAACGTCCTATGGCTAAGACCGGAGAAGACAAGGAAGAGGTTGAGAAGGCAAGGAGTGAAGGGTCCCAAGCCTACTTTGCTTGATGGCAACGCCAAAGAGATGAAGCGTATCCGACATGAGCTCAAGCCTATGAAGAAGCAAGACAGCAACAACTACATCTCCACCCTCTTCCCTCACATCCTTGTCTGGAAGGAAATTTATG GAGGTCGGGAGATATTGCATGTTTCTCAGCCAGACATGGTAAAGGACATAGACCACTGGACACCATCAGAGCTCGGGAAGCCTAATTATCTGAAGAAAACTCGAAAAGCCCTTCTAGGGGGAGGGTTATTTACGGTGAATGGTGACGAATGGGCCTATCAGAGGAAGACCATGgcgccagagttcttcatggacaaGATCAAG GGTATGATACAGCTGATTGAAGATGCAACTGCTCCGCTGCTAGAAGCATGGGAGAACATTCTCGACAGTGCAGGAGGTAGCACAGAGATAGTTGTCGATGATTATGTGCGGAACATCTCAGCAGATGTAATCGCCAGGGCTTGCTTCGGGAGTAGCTTCGCAAAAGGAGAAGAGATATTCTGCATGCTCAGGAAGCTTCAAAAGGCGATTTCTCAACAGGATGCATTTGTTGGACTCTCTGCACTGTG GAAGCATCTGCCTACCAAGAGCAACCGAGAGATACGGAATCTGGTTGAGAGAGTCAGGCTACTGATCTTGGAACTGGCAAAGGACAACGGGAACGAGAGTGGAGCTGAGAATGAGGCAACTCATAACGGTCTTCTGCGTGCGATCATCAAAGGCTCCCATGGTGCTGGCCATGGCGGCACTGCCGAGGACTTCATCGTTGGCAACTGCAAGACCATATACTTTGCAGGGCACGAGAGCACGGCGGTCACCGCCATTTGGTGCCTGATGTTACTGGCCAAACACCCGGAGTGGCAGGAGCGCGCCCGTGTCGAGGCGCTGGAGGTTTGCCATGCGAGGAGCACGTTGGACGTCGACGCCCTCCACCGACTGAAAATT CTGACGATGGTGATCCAAGAAACTCTCCGTCTGTACCCACCGGCGTTGCTGATGATGCGTGAAGCCCTGACGGACATAAAGATCGGCGACCTGGATGTGCCCCGCGGAACGATCGTCCAGGTGACCAGATCGATGCTGCACCTGGACAAGGAagcctggggccccgacgccgacgAGTTCCGCCCGGGCCGGTTTGCCAACGGTGTGGCTGGGGCGTGCAAGCCGGCGCACATGTACACGCCATTTGGGCTCGGCTCCAGGACCTGCATCGGGCAGAACCTGGCGATGACGGAGCTGAAGGTGGTGCTGGCGCGCCTGCTGAGCAGGTTCGCCTTCTCGCCGTCGCCGACGTACCGCCACGCGCCGGTGTTCCGGCTGACCATCGAGCCAGGGTTCGGCATGCCATTGGTGGTGAAGAAGCTGTGA
- the LOC119300932 gene encoding cytochrome P450 714C3-like isoform X1: MLHTCTSWKPQAWKPAHMSHAFGHEPRKSSQQQTEALASVPAHQARLHSIAHRRALFCLCNVLWLRPEKTRKRLRRQGVKGPKPTLLDGNAKEMKRIRHELKPMKKQDSNNYISTLFPHILVWKEIYGSVFLYSSGGREILHVSQPDMVKDIDHWTPSELGKPNYLKKTRKALLGGGLFTVNGDEWAYQRKTMAPEFFMDKIKGMIQLIEDATAPLLEAWENILDSAGGSTEIVVDDYVRNISADVIARACFGSSFAKGEEIFCMLRKLQKAISQQDAFVGLSALWKHLPTKSNREIRNLVERVRLLILELAKDNGNESGAENEATHNGLLRAIIKGSHGAGHGGTAEDFIVGNCKTIYFAGHESTAVTAIWCLMLLAKHPEWQERARVEALEVCHARSTLDVDALHRLKILTMVIQETLRLYPPALLMMREALTDIKIGDLDVPRGTIVQVTRSMLHLDKEAWGPDADEFRPGRFANGVAGACKPAHMYTPFGLGSRTCIGQNLAMTELKVVLARLLSRFAFSPSPTYRHAPVFRLTIEPGFGMPLVVKKL, translated from the exons ATGTTGCACACTTGTACCTCATGGAAGCCTCAAGCGTGGAAGCCAGCGCATATGTCACACGCATTCGGGCATGAGCCAAGGAAAAGCTCACAGCAGCAAACCGAAGCTCTAGCAAGCGTGCCAGCTCACCAAGCTCGCCTTCACTCCATCGCTCATCGCCGAG CTTTGTTTTGCTTGTGTAACGTCCTATGGCTAAGACCGGAGAAGACAAGGAAGAGGTTGAGAAGGCAAGGAGTGAAGGGTCCCAAGCCTACTTTGCTTGATGGCAACGCCAAAGAGATGAAGCGTATCCGACATGAGCTCAAGCCTATGAAGAAGCAAGACAGCAACAACTACATCTCCACCCTCTTCCCTCACATCCTTGTCTGGAAGGAAATTTATG GCTCTGTGTTCCTTTACTCGTCAGGAGGTCGGGAGATATTGCATGTTTCTCAGCCAGACATGGTAAAGGACATAGACCACTGGACACCATCAGAGCTCGGGAAGCCTAATTATCTGAAGAAAACTCGAAAAGCCCTTCTAGGGGGAGGGTTATTTACGGTGAATGGTGACGAATGGGCCTATCAGAGGAAGACCATGgcgccagagttcttcatggacaaGATCAAG GGTATGATACAGCTGATTGAAGATGCAACTGCTCCGCTGCTAGAAGCATGGGAGAACATTCTCGACAGTGCAGGAGGTAGCACAGAGATAGTTGTCGATGATTATGTGCGGAACATCTCAGCAGATGTAATCGCCAGGGCTTGCTTCGGGAGTAGCTTCGCAAAAGGAGAAGAGATATTCTGCATGCTCAGGAAGCTTCAAAAGGCGATTTCTCAACAGGATGCATTTGTTGGACTCTCTGCACTGTG GAAGCATCTGCCTACCAAGAGCAACCGAGAGATACGGAATCTGGTTGAGAGAGTCAGGCTACTGATCTTGGAACTGGCAAAGGACAACGGGAACGAGAGTGGAGCTGAGAATGAGGCAACTCATAACGGTCTTCTGCGTGCGATCATCAAAGGCTCCCATGGTGCTGGCCATGGCGGCACTGCCGAGGACTTCATCGTTGGCAACTGCAAGACCATATACTTTGCAGGGCACGAGAGCACGGCGGTCACCGCCATTTGGTGCCTGATGTTACTGGCCAAACACCCGGAGTGGCAGGAGCGCGCCCGTGTCGAGGCGCTGGAGGTTTGCCATGCGAGGAGCACGTTGGACGTCGACGCCCTCCACCGACTGAAAATT CTGACGATGGTGATCCAAGAAACTCTCCGTCTGTACCCACCGGCGTTGCTGATGATGCGTGAAGCCCTGACGGACATAAAGATCGGCGACCTGGATGTGCCCCGCGGAACGATCGTCCAGGTGACCAGATCGATGCTGCACCTGGACAAGGAagcctggggccccgacgccgacgAGTTCCGCCCGGGCCGGTTTGCCAACGGTGTGGCTGGGGCGTGCAAGCCGGCGCACATGTACACGCCATTTGGGCTCGGCTCCAGGACCTGCATCGGGCAGAACCTGGCGATGACGGAGCTGAAGGTGGTGCTGGCGCGCCTGCTGAGCAGGTTCGCCTTCTCGCCGTCGCCGACGTACCGCCACGCGCCGGTGTTCCGGCTGACCATCGAGCCAGGGTTCGGCATGCCATTGGTGGTGAAGAAGCTGTGA
- the LOC119300934 gene encoding uncharacterized protein LOC119300934 isoform X1, with protein MPMSGSQTQSSDYELLASQPDAQCLVCTRPFTLDTEVTNSFEALAICRECKATVLNDSQRDVTTSTSQQRRQRRRRSRTASLESNEDAFSQQFSQLINLARQGHEADIDSPTVVRQLASYNSTPNQSQRWHASDDESDGLSYADSVFDELESNISFGDYGGESDASLGQHSMMGREITIQLDNESYMNTDTDIDPMNAGMDLWDSDDQEDEDVQLEESDFDEAVDAMQQHQQQSRGIGPSQLTGWESEDGVWTWRSQRANMTNLMADMEGPDVRTPFVGNPGDYADARQFEMILEQFAEDDSSRRGAPPAATSFIGNLPSLVISTSHEADGAVICPVCKDPMPLRTRAKQLPCMHLYHSSCILPWLSSRNTCPVCRYELPTDDPESERSERAATNERDVLGVEEHTHLQEIGEEGSDEPEAEETQDMFNDAVEVTNTSEHGVHVAEQSNRACAHRRWLFIAVAPAVSFVGLALVLCFANPTSSGRRRLCRGSQSASAALVDTKRSWWSMF; from the coding sequence ATGCCCATGTCTGGCAGTCAGACACAATCTAGCGACTATGAGCTTCTTGCCAGCCAACCCGATGCTCAATGCCTAGTTTGCACGAGACCTTTTACTTTGGATACTGAGGTGACCAATAGCTTTGAAGCTTTAGCTATATGCAGGGAATGCAAGGCTACTGTGCTTAATGATAGTCAAAGAGATGTAACAACCAGCACTAGTCAGCAAAGACGACAAAGAAGGCGGAGATCTAGGACTGCAAGTCTTGAATCTAATGAGGATGCATTCTCACAGCAGTTTTCCCAACTGATCAACTTAGCTAGACAGGGCCATGAAGCAGATATTGATTCTCCGACCGTTGTGCGACAGCTGGCATCTTATAATTCTACACCGAACCAGTCCCAAAGGTGGCATGCTTCAGATGATGAGAGTGACGGTCTCAGTTATGCTGATTCTGTGtttgacgagcttgaatcaaacatCAGTTTTGGGGACTATGGCGGGGAGTCAGATGCTTCTCTAGGTCAACATAGCATGATGGGAAGGGAGATTACCATTCAACTTGACAACGAGAGTTACATGAATACCGATACAGATATTGATCCCATGAATGCTGGAATGGACCTGTGGGATTCAGATGACCAAGAGGATGAAGATGTGCAGTTGGAAGAATCTGATTTTGATGAAGCAGTTGATGCCATGCAGCAGCACCAGCAGCAATCACGTGGCATTGGCCCCAGTCAATTGACTGGGTGGGAGTCTGAAGACGGGGTATGGACTTGGAGAAGTCAAAGAGCAAATATGACCAACTTGATGGCAGACATGGAAGGGCCAGATGTCAGGACACCTTTTGTTGGGAATCCTGGTGATTATGCTGATGCAAGACAGTTTGAGATGATTCTTGAACAATTTGCTGAGGACGACAGTTCCAGAAGAGGAGCTCCACCTGCAGCGACCTCTTTCATTGGAAATCTTCCCTCTCTGGTTATCTCCACAAGCCATGAGGCAGATGGCGCTGTGATCTGTCCAGTCTGCAAAGACCCGATGCCTCTCAGAACTAGAGCAAAACAGCTACCATGCATGCATCTATATCATTCGTCATGCATCTTGCCGTGGCTTAGTTCCAGGAATACATGCCCAGTTTGCCGATATGAACTTCCTACAGATGATCCAGAATCCGAGAGGTCCGAGCGAGCTGCAACAAATGAAAGAGATGTCCTTGGGGTGGAGGAACACACCCATCTGCAGGAAATTGGTGAAGAAGGTTCTGATGAACCTGAGGCTGAAGAAACTCAGGACATGTTTAATGATGCAGTGGAAGTGACTAATACAAGTGAACATGGTGTTCATGTTGCTGAGCAGTCAAACAGAGCATGTGCCCACCGTCGATGGCTGTTTATTGCAGTTGCCCCAGCAGTAAGCTTTGTCGGTTTAGCTCTGGTTTTGTGCTTTGCAAATCCTACTAGTAGTGGTAGAAGGCGACTGTGTCGTGGATCCCAGAGTGCCTCTGCAGCACTTGTAGACACAAAAAGAAGTTGGTGGTCCATGTTCTAG